The following proteins are co-located in the Paenibacillus sp. FSL H8-0079 genome:
- a CDS encoding VanZ family protein yields MSEKSWLHSKWMLTIVACMAVLYILIMGSLLFVSGRTPSMYYQYNLVPFETIRPLLLERERYNTDTWVKNLFGNIVLFIPLGIWIPWLFRRCRSFLTFTSTAVLLLLGVELTQLITRVGSFDVDDIILNTIGAWIGYAAFKLFLCSQRRTRN; encoded by the coding sequence ATGAGCGAAAAGTCGTGGCTCCACTCCAAGTGGATGCTGACCATTGTTGCTTGCATGGCAGTTCTTTACATACTGATTATGGGCAGTTTACTGTTTGTCAGTGGACGAACACCTAGCATGTATTATCAATATAATCTGGTACCCTTCGAGACGATTCGGCCACTTCTCTTGGAGAGGGAGAGGTACAATACAGATACCTGGGTCAAAAACCTGTTTGGCAATATCGTGTTGTTCATTCCGCTGGGAATCTGGATTCCATGGTTGTTTCGGAGGTGTCGTTCGTTCCTGACCTTTACATCGACAGCTGTCTTGCTTCTACTGGGGGTTGAGCTCACACAATTGATCACACGTGTGGGTTCGTTCGATGTAGATGACATTATTCTGAACACGATCGGTGCCTGGATAGGTTACGCCGCATTTAAGTTGTTTTTATGTTCACAAAGAAGGACTCGGAATTGA